One Luteolibacter arcticus DNA segment encodes these proteins:
- a CDS encoding sialate O-acetylesterase, with translation MLSHVRWLAWLPLLAQADHFDVYILAGQSNAGGHGYVSREFSQFSPKGDEGLEELGKSSYLQPQPDALFIHWRGGNPSAARPVLWDARSDGWIPMRAGYSLYGYNSANPAQLGTEIANHPFGAEVTFAERIREGRPGRKVAIIKYSQGATGFGTAAAPGAWDPAAGRAYDISTYANAGHCYAGLLELVEGSLQTLTQQGHTHEVRGMMWHQGENDSGLSTAVYKDRLKEFIGAIRSDLDEPELPFLVGELIQTSYANTRAAQQQAAAEVPDAAFISSVTLKGDSTAIHFDTTGQLDFGRRYAERMLQVGPAMRRAIAHWKLDETTLPWTGAYDGIPDSVSGTEGILYGYVESDQVAVNSTVVNRDGPEAGGDRAYDFAPDAGIAGINTNRPDALPAKGDFTLLVSMKTTHLHTAQGHLFSNNNGQPGRAGLYVLNGALSWFVEGGVSLSEPASPIFDGQWHRVGIMRKGDAWSLLRDGEIVASVNSARGIDQTVEWMIGRMRAFNGNYEGMIGDVLVLNHAVTDPLEIESSQIIPGGTCQLEWSSQAGFEYGVESSVNLVDWSLFRIVPAAAGPTTTDIFPDPGDGDRLFLRIR, from the coding sequence ATGCTTTCCCACGTCCGCTGGCTCGCTTGGTTACCGCTTCTCGCGCAGGCGGATCACTTCGACGTCTACATCCTGGCCGGCCAGTCGAATGCCGGCGGTCATGGCTATGTCAGCCGCGAGTTCTCGCAGTTCAGTCCGAAAGGGGACGAGGGTTTGGAGGAACTCGGAAAGTCGTCGTACTTGCAGCCGCAGCCCGATGCCTTGTTCATTCACTGGCGCGGGGGAAATCCCAGCGCCGCGCGGCCCGTGCTGTGGGACGCCCGCAGCGACGGTTGGATCCCGATGAGGGCAGGCTACTCCCTCTACGGCTACAACAGCGCGAATCCGGCGCAGCTTGGAACTGAGATCGCCAACCATCCCTTCGGCGCGGAAGTGACCTTCGCCGAGCGGATTCGCGAGGGGCGTCCCGGGAGGAAGGTGGCCATCATCAAGTATTCGCAAGGAGCCACCGGCTTCGGCACCGCCGCCGCGCCGGGTGCTTGGGATCCGGCGGCGGGGAGAGCTTACGACATCTCCACCTATGCCAATGCGGGCCATTGCTACGCCGGCCTGTTAGAGCTGGTGGAAGGTTCTCTCCAGACGCTCACGCAGCAGGGCCACACCCACGAGGTTCGCGGGATGATGTGGCATCAGGGCGAGAACGACAGCGGCTTGAGCACCGCGGTTTACAAGGACCGATTGAAGGAATTCATCGGCGCGATCCGCAGCGATCTCGACGAGCCGGAACTGCCTTTTCTTGTCGGCGAGTTGATCCAGACTTCCTACGCCAATACCCGGGCCGCCCAGCAGCAGGCCGCCGCGGAGGTGCCCGACGCGGCGTTCATTTCGTCGGTTACATTGAAAGGCGACAGCACCGCGATCCACTTCGACACGACCGGCCAGCTCGACTTCGGCCGTCGTTACGCCGAGCGGATGCTCCAGGTCGGCCCCGCCATGCGGAGGGCAATCGCGCATTGGAAGCTCGATGAAACGACGTTGCCTTGGACAGGTGCCTACGACGGCATTCCCGACTCGGTCAGTGGGACGGAGGGCATTCTTTACGGCTACGTGGAGTCCGACCAGGTGGCGGTCAACAGCACCGTGGTCAATCGCGACGGCCCGGAAGCCGGTGGAGACCGCGCCTACGACTTCGCGCCGGACGCGGGAATCGCGGGCATCAATACCAACCGCCCCGACGCCCTGCCGGCGAAGGGCGACTTCACGCTGCTGGTGTCGATGAAGACGACCCACCTGCACACCGCGCAGGGCCATCTTTTCTCCAACAACAACGGGCAGCCCGGCCGGGCCGGCCTGTATGTCCTGAACGGCGCGCTGAGCTGGTTCGTGGAAGGCGGCGTCAGCCTGAGCGAACCGGCCAGTCCGATCTTCGACGGCCAGTGGCACCGCGTCGGCATCATGCGTAAAGGGGACGCCTGGAGCCTGCTACGCGATGGGGAGATTGTAGCTTCGGTTAACTCAGCAAGGGGGATCGACCAGACCGTCGAATGGATGATCGGGCGCATGCGGGCCTTCAATGGGAACTACGAAGGCATGATCGGAGATGTGCTCGTTCTGAATCATGCGGTCACGGACCCGCTCGAGATCGAAAGCTCGCAGATCATCCCCGGGGGCACATGCCAGCTCGAGTGGAGCAGCCAAGCCGGATTTGAATACGGCGTTGAATCCTCTGTGAACCTCGTTGATTGGAGTCTTTTCCGCATCGTCCCCGCTGCCGCAGGCCCTACGACCACGGACATCTTTCCCGACCCGGGAGACGGCGACCGGCTATTTCTCCGCATCCGCTGA
- a CDS encoding sialidase family protein, with translation MSCRLSFWLLLSLSGSALAQVSPDLPGTLVSYSPSSSAKYVGSPGLAKLPDGTLVASHDEFGGGSSMNTSAVTRVFRSTDGGLTWTPATVINGAFWSSLFFHRDALYLLGENRQYGDVVIRRSSDGGLTWTNPGSATTGLLAGGGQYHGAPMPVIEHAGRLWRAMERRDPASGWAPNFRAAMMSAPADANLLDAGQWTFSNLLPSQPSWLGGEFGGWLEGNAVVDPAGNLVNLLRVDHPDHPEKAAMLSVSANGQTIAFNPATGFVNLPGGSKKFAIRHDPESNRYWSLANRVPAAFQGGSHPGSTRNTLSLVSSANLRDWIDHGTVISHPDITRHGFQYVEWLFDGDDLIATSRTGFDDTAGGAANYHDANHLTFHRVRNFRDFAGSDLPGPWRHAYSTDGDLDASGDEDGDGFTNRHEFLAGSNPRRAGNTPARMKEKARVALAGASGVDLYQVTATGSWTLERQLTVGTYQSLVYHGGFLFGAGFNHIDRIDPQSGAATTLVTRNAGSAVAAGWTTADTQQLALGPDGLLYFATAFGASAGQGVFRLATDGTAFARFIDRSGGSGATAWDLNNARGLAWIGSRCFVSSRAGTASTNRPIYEFNAAGQVVRLLRGDLRAPQGLLADGNDLRVAGYSGTLGSYDTAENSPGTIEGLVSGLPSMISMSATELFGEVHVVTYQSGIWKHGDRSSLTKVHAPTSSLHAAMAVLPMADPFDRWIAGYDGLTETDGRDDPDGDGVPNRLEFLLGWNPVDGTSRFEATAALLPGGALRISWPSSPDAVFTIRSSTDLEDWTLIEAVVSGAAGESRAQWDSQPDPAVSRFYRIEWVDSSP, from the coding sequence ATGTCCTGCCGCCTTTCATTCTGGCTCCTGCTCTCGCTGTCTGGCTCTGCCCTCGCGCAGGTGTCGCCCGACCTGCCCGGCACGCTTGTTTCCTACTCACCGTCTTCGTCCGCCAAATATGTCGGCTCGCCGGGGCTGGCCAAGCTGCCGGACGGCACGCTGGTGGCGTCGCATGATGAGTTTGGCGGGGGAAGCTCGATGAACACGAGTGCTGTCACTCGCGTGTTCCGCTCAACCGACGGTGGCCTCACCTGGACACCTGCCACGGTGATCAACGGGGCGTTCTGGAGCAGTCTCTTCTTCCACCGCGATGCGCTCTACCTACTGGGCGAGAATCGCCAGTACGGCGACGTTGTCATCCGGCGTTCCTCCGATGGCGGCCTCACTTGGACCAATCCCGGCAGCGCCACCACCGGCCTGCTCGCGGGGGGCGGCCAGTATCATGGCGCACCGATGCCTGTGATCGAGCACGCGGGGCGGCTCTGGCGGGCCATGGAGCGGCGCGATCCGGCCAGCGGCTGGGCACCGAATTTCCGCGCGGCGATGATGTCGGCACCCGCGGATGCGAATTTGTTAGACGCAGGCCAGTGGACCTTCAGCAACCTGCTTCCCAGCCAGCCCTCCTGGCTCGGTGGCGAGTTCGGCGGGTGGCTGGAGGGCAACGCGGTGGTGGATCCGGCGGGTAATCTTGTGAATCTGCTGCGGGTCGATCACCCCGATCATCCGGAGAAGGCTGCCATGCTCAGCGTATCGGCCAATGGACAGACGATCGCTTTTAACCCTGCCACAGGCTTCGTCAATCTGCCGGGCGGTTCGAAGAAGTTCGCCATCCGCCACGATCCCGAGAGCAACCGCTACTGGTCGCTGGCCAACCGCGTGCCGGCCGCTTTCCAAGGTGGCAGCCATCCGGGCAGCACACGCAACACGCTGTCGCTGGTCTCTTCGGCGAATCTCCGTGACTGGATCGATCACGGCACCGTGATTTCGCATCCCGACATCACCCGCCATGGCTTTCAGTACGTGGAGTGGTTGTTCGACGGCGACGACCTGATTGCCACGTCGCGCACCGGTTTCGATGACACCGCGGGCGGTGCGGCGAATTACCATGACGCCAATCACCTGACCTTTCACCGGGTCCGCAACTTCCGGGACTTCGCGGGGAGCGACCTGCCGGGTCCGTGGCGGCACGCCTACTCGACCGACGGCGATCTCGATGCAAGCGGCGACGAGGACGGCGATGGCTTCACCAACCGTCACGAGTTTCTTGCAGGCTCGAATCCGCGGCGGGCGGGTAACACCCCGGCCCGAATGAAGGAAAAGGCACGGGTCGCTTTAGCCGGTGCCTCCGGGGTCGATCTCTATCAGGTCACGGCCACCGGCTCCTGGACCTTGGAGCGGCAACTGACAGTCGGCACGTACCAATCGTTGGTCTATCATGGAGGATTCCTTTTCGGCGCGGGCTTCAACCACATCGACCGCATCGACCCTCAATCCGGTGCCGCCACTACCCTGGTCACGCGCAATGCCGGCAGCGCCGTGGCCGCGGGCTGGACCACGGCGGATACCCAGCAGCTCGCTCTCGGTCCGGATGGCCTGCTGTATTTTGCCACTGCCTTCGGAGCATCTGCCGGCCAAGGCGTGTTCCGGCTGGCGACCGACGGGACGGCGTTCGCGCGTTTCATCGACCGAAGTGGCGGCAGCGGAGCCACGGCGTGGGATCTCAACAATGCCCGCGGCCTCGCGTGGATTGGTTCGCGCTGCTTCGTCTCGTCGCGGGCCGGCACCGCCAGCACCAACCGGCCGATCTACGAGTTCAACGCTGCGGGACAAGTCGTCCGCCTGCTGCGCGGGGATCTGAGGGCCCCTCAAGGACTGCTTGCCGACGGGAATGACCTGAGAGTGGCTGGCTACAGCGGGACGCTCGGCTCTTACGATACCGCTGAAAACTCACCCGGCACCATTGAGGGACTGGTCTCCGGGTTGCCCTCGATGATCTCAATGAGTGCCACGGAGCTATTCGGCGAGGTCCATGTCGTCACTTACCAGAGTGGCATCTGGAAACACGGCGACCGCTCGTCCTTGACCAAGGTCCATGCGCCGACGAGTTCACTGCATGCCGCCATGGCCGTGCTGCCGATGGCCGATCCATTCGACAGATGGATTGCTGGCTATGATGGATTGACGGAGACGGACGGGCGGGACGATCCCGACGGTGATGGAGTGCCCAACCGGCTGGAGTTCTTGTTAGGGTGGAATCCCGTTGACGGCACCTCGCGCTTTGAAGCGACTGCGGCGCTTCTGCCGGGAGGAGCGCTGCGCATTTCATGGCCAAGCTCTCCTGATGCGGTATTTACGATCCGGAGCAGTACGGACCTCGAAGACTGGACGCTGATCGAGGCGGTCGTGAGCGGGGCGGCCGGTGAATCCCGGGCCCAATGGGATTCGCAGCCAGATCCTGCGGTGTCCCGTTTCTATCGGATCGAGTGGGTGGATTCATCGCCATGA